A portion of the Hydractinia symbiolongicarpus strain clone_291-10 chromosome 10, HSymV2.1, whole genome shotgun sequence genome contains these proteins:
- the LOC130612095 gene encoding glutamine--fructose-6-phosphate aminotransferase [isomerizing] 2-like, with product MPMKQAINIVKKHCTRAYNITQFDKNNNKETPTKQTNMEKEIFEQPQSVRRAMLGRVNFENKRVFLNEISKHTDDILRCKRLIVIGAGSSYHVAIGTRQIMEELVELPVFVESASDFLDREVPVFRNDVCIFISQSGETSSVIQACQYCRKRDALTMCVTNNSHSTLSSITDFTLDIHSGKEYGVTSTKTYTGQFLTMVLFAMHLASDKRTKVQRIHEIIKELEFLPEKIEKVLTCSSQLRELSKCMLDQESILLMGRGYQQSSSLEGSLKMKEVTNIHSEGIHSGELKHGPLALIDEQIPIIMIIMRDAVFDKCMNALQQVQARNGRPVLICESDDNEVANMSDQLIKVPKTIDCLAAILTVIPLQMLSLYMALHKNKNVDRPKGLVKTVIDYKAPARTQ from the coding sequence ATGCCAATGAAACAAGCGATTAACATTGTGAAAAAGCACTGCACAAGGGCGTATAACATAACGCAGTtcgataaaaataataacaaagaaaCACCAACAAAACAAACTAACatggaaaaagaaatttttgaacAGCCTCAAAGCGTACGTCGAGCAATGCTCGGTCgagtaaattttgaaaacaagcgagtatttttgaatgaaatttCGAAACACACTGATGATATTTTGCGATGTAAACGACTAATCGTGATCGGAGCTGGTTCGAGTTATCATGTTGCGATTGGAACTCGCCAAAttatggaagaattagttgaattaCCAGTATTTGTTGAATCGGCGAGTGACTTTTTAGACCGCGAGGTTCCTGTATTTCGAAATGACGTATGTATTTTTATCAGTCAATCAGGTGAAACAAGTTCAGTGATCCAAGCTTGTCAATACTGTAGAAAGCGTGACGCATTGACAATGTGTGTCACCAACAACAGCCACAGCACGTTGAGTAGCATCACTGATTTTACTTTGGATATCCACTCAGGGAAAGAATATGGTGTCACCAGCACAAAGACATACACAGGCCAATTCCTGACTATGGTATTATTCGCCATGCACCTGGCTTCTGACAAACGCACGAAAGTTCAAAGAATCCATGAAATAATTAAAGAGTTGGAATTTCTTCCAGAAAAAATCGAAAAAGTTTTGACGTGTAGCAGCCAGCTGCGGGAATTGTCGAAATGCATGCTGGACCAAGAGAGTATTCTGCTCATGGGAAGAGGTTATCAGCAGTCAAGCTCGCTGGAAGGTTCACTCAAAATGAAAGAAGTCACCAACATTCATTCAGAAGGCATTCATTCCGGTGAATTAAAACACGGACCACTCGCCCTTATCGATGAGCAAATACcaataattatgataattatgcGTGACGCAGTATTTGACAAGTGTATGAACGCACTACAGCAAGTGCAAGCTAGAAACGGACGCCCTGTTCTCATTTGTGAGAGCGATGACAATGAAGTTGCCAATATGTCAGACCAACTAATTAAAGTTCCCAAAACCATCGATTGTCTGGCTGCTATTCTCACTGTCATTCCTTTACAAATGTTATCACTTTATATGGCTCTGCATAAGAACAAAAACGTTGACCGTCCAAAAGGGTTAGTGAAAACAGTGATTGATTACAAAGCTCCTGCACGTACgcaatag